A single genomic interval of Aphidius gifuensis isolate YNYX2018 linkage group LG6, ASM1490517v1, whole genome shotgun sequence harbors:
- the LOC122859701 gene encoding lipopolysaccharide-induced tumor necrosis factor-alpha factor-like, whose product MSKPVPLHDEASSPVDEPIPESSTTTILSESTNSLNTEPVGPDTMFCPHCSATFELDQAVYQRRSDPLVGLGVLKLWTYGLICGCCLIPLCVDRCQGSDLVCPNCHLLGFYRKTN is encoded by the coding sequence atgagcAAGCCAGTACCACTACATGATGAAGCATCATCACCAGTTGATGAACCAATACCAGAATCAAGTACAACTACAATTCTAAGTGAATCGACTAATAGTTTAAACACTGAACCTGTTGGACCTGACACAATGTTTTGTCCTCATTGCTCTGCTACGTTTGAGCTGGATCAAGCTGTTTATCAAAGAAGATCAGATCCATTGGTTGGGCTAGGTGTACTTAAATTGTGGACGTATGGTTTAATTTGTGGATGTTGTTTAATTCCATTATGTGTTGATCGTTGTCAGGGTTCTGATCTCGTGTGTCCAAATTGTCATTTACTTGGCttctatagaaaaacaaattaa
- the LOC122858964 gene encoding solute carrier family 35 member C2 isoform X1, producing the protein MLPRKFNYIIITILKSKDILIQRICNYKLQKEKNNNKMSSRSDIKYEIARNDQDDQNTIDYYLHHSQDYQTTKKIEKSIFYTLSKSLIIILIYFILSVGLTFYNQWLYNDYNFKYPLTVSTCHLLVKFILSSLIRNLRKCREGHQQKRVPWYSILSVLAPPGIASGFDIGLSNWAQSLITLSLYTMTKSTTIIFILGFSLIFKLEKKSWSLGSVVILISCGLLMFTYKSTQFQTFGFILCLFASFTSGIRWTMTQLIMTKTKLGLNNPVDMMYHMQPWMLFAIIPIALWFEADVVYNLFNTVDTNKLDGPIKTTTAVLFGAIIAFNMEIMEYLVISNTSSLTLSISGIVKEICTLILAHIYRGDIMTGINFVGLLMCLSGIIVHIIQKIIFTKKKLNENLELHSNSITSNGTITDYSIETNVPLLNDQSTSLKNLLASNFSSDDDDNDNDDSDDKDNTSNVLFNILQRREQS; encoded by the exons ATGTTACcgagaaaatttaattatattattattacaatatt aaagAGTAAAGACATACTGATACAACGAATATGtaattacaaattacaaaaagaaaaaaataataataaaatgtcgtCAAGATCagatataaaatatgaaattgcAAGAAATGATCAAGATGAtcaaaatacaattgattattatcttcatcatTCCCAGGATTATcaaacaactaaaaaaattgaaaaatcaattttttatacattatcaaaatcattaattattatacttatttattttattttatctgttgGTCTtactttttataatcaatGGCTTTACAATGACTAT aacTTTAAATATCCACTTACAGTCAGTACTTGTCATTTGCTAGTCAAATTTAtactatcatcattaataagAAATTTAAGAAAATGTCGTGAAGGCCATCAACAAAAACGAGTACCATGGTATTCAATATTATCTGTACTAGCACCACCTGGTATTGCAAGTGGTTTTGATATTGGATTATCAAACTGGGCACAATCTCTCATAACTCTATCACT ttatACTATGACAAAATCTACAACAATCATCTTTATTCTTGGATTTTCTCTAAtctttaaattagaaaaaaaa tcatgGTCACTTGGAAGTGTTGTCATCCTGATATCATGTGGTCTTTTAATGTTTACATACAAATCAACACAATTTCAAACATTTGGAtttatattatgtttatttgcaTCATTTACAAGTGGCATTAGATGGACAATGACACAATTAATTATGACAAAAACAAAACTTGGACTAAATAATCCAGTTGATATGATGTATCACATGCAACCATGGATGTTATTTGCAATTATTCCAATAGCATTATGGTTTGAGGCTGATGttgtgtataatttatttaatacagtTGATACGAATAAATTAGATGGACctattaaaacaacaacagctgTATTATTTGGTGCAATTATTGCATTTAATATGGAAATTATGGAATATCTTGTTATTTCAAATACATCTAGTCTAACATTATCAATATCTGGTATAGtaaag gaaATATGTACCTTGATATTGGCTCACATATACAGAGGTGATATCATGACTGGTATTAATTTTGTGGGTTTATTAATGTGCCTTAGTGGTATTATCGTacatattatacaaaaaataatatttactaaaaaaaaattaaatgaaaatcttGAATTACATTCCAATTCTATAACGTCCAATGGTACTATAACAGATTATAGTATTGAAACAAATGTTCCACTTTTAAACGATCAATCAACatcacttaaaaatttattagctTCAAATTTTAGCTCTGATgacgatgataatgataatgatgacagTGATGACAAAGATAATACCTCAAATGTACTGTTTAATATATTACAACGACGAGAACAGtcatag
- the LOC122858964 gene encoding solute carrier family 35 member C2 isoform X2, protein MSSRSDIKYEIARNDQDDQNTIDYYLHHSQDYQTTKKIEKSIFYTLSKSLIIILIYFILSVGLTFYNQWLYNDYNFKYPLTVSTCHLLVKFILSSLIRNLRKCREGHQQKRVPWYSILSVLAPPGIASGFDIGLSNWAQSLITLSLYTMTKSTTIIFILGFSLIFKLEKKSWSLGSVVILISCGLLMFTYKSTQFQTFGFILCLFASFTSGIRWTMTQLIMTKTKLGLNNPVDMMYHMQPWMLFAIIPIALWFEADVVYNLFNTVDTNKLDGPIKTTTAVLFGAIIAFNMEIMEYLVISNTSSLTLSISGIVKEICTLILAHIYRGDIMTGINFVGLLMCLSGIIVHIIQKIIFTKKKLNENLELHSNSITSNGTITDYSIETNVPLLNDQSTSLKNLLASNFSSDDDDNDNDDSDDKDNTSNVLFNILQRREQS, encoded by the exons atgtcgtCAAGATCagatataaaatatgaaattgcAAGAAATGATCAAGATGAtcaaaatacaattgattattatcttcatcatTCCCAGGATTATcaaacaactaaaaaaattgaaaaatcaattttttatacattatcaaaatcattaattattatacttatttattttattttatctgttgGTCTtactttttataatcaatGGCTTTACAATGACTAT aacTTTAAATATCCACTTACAGTCAGTACTTGTCATTTGCTAGTCAAATTTAtactatcatcattaataagAAATTTAAGAAAATGTCGTGAAGGCCATCAACAAAAACGAGTACCATGGTATTCAATATTATCTGTACTAGCACCACCTGGTATTGCAAGTGGTTTTGATATTGGATTATCAAACTGGGCACAATCTCTCATAACTCTATCACT ttatACTATGACAAAATCTACAACAATCATCTTTATTCTTGGATTTTCTCTAAtctttaaattagaaaaaaaa tcatgGTCACTTGGAAGTGTTGTCATCCTGATATCATGTGGTCTTTTAATGTTTACATACAAATCAACACAATTTCAAACATTTGGAtttatattatgtttatttgcaTCATTTACAAGTGGCATTAGATGGACAATGACACAATTAATTATGACAAAAACAAAACTTGGACTAAATAATCCAGTTGATATGATGTATCACATGCAACCATGGATGTTATTTGCAATTATTCCAATAGCATTATGGTTTGAGGCTGATGttgtgtataatttatttaatacagtTGATACGAATAAATTAGATGGACctattaaaacaacaacagctgTATTATTTGGTGCAATTATTGCATTTAATATGGAAATTATGGAATATCTTGTTATTTCAAATACATCTAGTCTAACATTATCAATATCTGGTATAGtaaag gaaATATGTACCTTGATATTGGCTCACATATACAGAGGTGATATCATGACTGGTATTAATTTTGTGGGTTTATTAATGTGCCTTAGTGGTATTATCGTacatattatacaaaaaataatatttactaaaaaaaaattaaatgaaaatcttGAATTACATTCCAATTCTATAACGTCCAATGGTACTATAACAGATTATAGTATTGAAACAAATGTTCCACTTTTAAACGATCAATCAACatcacttaaaaatttattagctTCAAATTTTAGCTCTGATgacgatgataatgataatgatgacagTGATGACAAAGATAATACCTCAAATGTACTGTTTAATATATTACAACGACGAGAACAGtcatag
- the LOC122858967 gene encoding lipopolysaccharide-induced tumor necrosis factor-alpha factor homolog: MENGPSCKTEHPRRIPSYPKGSRDRTRFWQLISSKSKLKIQVLNIMEKQAPPPYNYEAQHMPMPMPMAVPAMNPYNQHASTSVDPIVRVAPMVTPLDKESTRMICPHCRVTIETTVEKNPSTMAWISSLILCLTVGYCGCCLIPFCMDDCHDVKHTCPSCGAFLGERRA, encoded by the exons ATGGAAAATGGACCAAGTTGTAAAACCGAACATCCCCGAAGGATCCCCTCCTACCCTAAAGGATCAAGGGATCGAACAAGATTCTGGCAG TTAATATCCagtaaaagtaaattaaaaattcaag tgttaAATATTATGGAAAAACAAGCACCACCACCTTACAACTATGAAGCACAGCATATGCCTATGCCCATGCCTATGGCTGTGCCTGCTATGAATCCATATAATCAACATGCATCTAcatcag tgGATCCAATCGTTCGTGTGGCACCAATGGTTACCCCATTGGACAAAGAATCAACAAGAATGATTTGTCCTCATTGTAGAGTTACAATTGAAAcaactgttgaaaaaaatccaAGTACAATGGCTTGGATTTCTTCATTGATACTTTGTTTAACTGTTGGTTATTGTGGATGTTGTTTAATTCCATTTTGCATGGATGATTGTCATGATGTTAAACATACATGTCCAAGTTGTGGTGCATTTTTGGGTGAACGACGAgcataa
- the LOC122858966 gene encoding LITAF domain-containing protein-like produces the protein MYKNGPPPSYDQPPPSAPPSYFQSVGGVPPASPFTPAPTYTNGPTIVTTIVPLGPGPTHTICPHCHAEIETATKTEPGMIAYVSGIVIALLGCVFGCCLIPCCIDECMDIHHTCPNCKAYLGRHGR, from the exons atgtataaaaatggACCACCTCCATCGTATGATCAGCCACCACCATCAGCACCACCAAGTTATTTTCAGAGTGTAGGTGGTGTACCACCAGCAAGTCCATTTACACCAGCACCAACAT atactAATGGACCAACAATTGTAACGACAATTGTTCCACTAGGACCTGGAC caACACATACGATATGTCCACATTGTCATGCTGAAATTGAGACAGCAACAAAAACAGAACCTGGCATGATTGCTTATGTGTCTGGTATTGTCATTGCTTTGTTGGGTTGTGTATTTGGATGTTGTTTAATTCCATGCTGCATTGATGAATGCATGGATATTCATCACACATGTCCAAATTGCAAAGCTTATCTTGGACGTCAtggaagataa
- the LOC122858965 gene encoding SOSS complex subunit B homolog — MDVVIKDIRPGQKNLNVVFIILEVGHPTITKESREVRTLKVADHTACMNVSIWDEPGQLLVPGDIVRLTKGYASMWRQCLTLYSGKSGDIQKIGEFCMVINEQLNMSEPNPALAGQLLNQTGTGSPGSNINNTITNNGNANNIPPSPRQPLTNNASAPGSPASVASTVASSSTKSGGNSSNVTGANTGPKTTPTPSPTTPPTTGKTGTRGRGGYRNGGRNERR, encoded by the exons atggatgTTGTGATAAAAGACATAAGACCtggacaaaaaaatttaaatgttgtatttataattcttGAAGTTGGTCATCcaacaataacaaaagaaaGTAGAGAAGTAAGAACATTAAAAGTTGCTGACCATACAGCATGTATGAATGTATCAATTTGGGATGAACCAGGACAATTATTAGTACCAGGTGATATTGTTAGATTAACAAAAGGTTATGCATCAATGTGGCGTCAATGTTTAACTTTATATTCTGGTAAAAGTGgtgatatacaaaaaattggtGAATTTTGTATGGTTATTaatgaacaattaaatatgaGTGAACCAAATCCAGCACTTGCTGGACAGTTACTAAATCAAACTGGTACTGGTTCACCTGGTAGTAATATCAACaatacaataacaaataatggTAATGCAAATAATATACCACCATCACCAAGACAACCATTG aCAAACAATGCATCTGCTCCAGGATCACCAGCATCAGTTGCATCAACAGTTGCATCAAGTTCAACAAAAAGTGGTGGTAATAGCAGTAATGTAACTGGTGCTAATACTGGTCCTAAAACAACACCAACTCCATcaccaacaacaccaccaacaACTGGAAAAACTGGTACACGAGGAAGAGGTGGTTATCGTAATGGTGGTCGTAATGAACGTAgataa
- the LOC122858963 gene encoding protein Jumonji codes for MVLGRNDKRKKKEGDLVDLMDPLSEAPKRAKVHAQRKFAQGAATVFNSVQTVIKEKEKTKPSKVTELITDKRPNTEDFLTFLCFRGTSILPPSLNFFGIGTKKEKIEAKLLAKKKVNNTNSQSTISTTTTTTAQSKTDINHNTGAKIKTTDNLKKKLSTAQNVGKNINKYKTTTSTVQALKKKYQEQRLAKQRIEKKLKVSCVMKTRSSTTSRAIVNKNITKNNNKLANIIDNNKKHCLRSNSVVDKRKTTLPKNNNNNNKLLKKEKKKTIDNDKNNELSEELSDSSFSSEDSNKSSSSIKQKNNKTNNKKNIITRSNNKIEQRRVTRSRSDVTVPIVKPTQRPSRKTKEAAASLLEIISKKLTSPDIDSDDDDDDNNSLDSYPELIRKTIDNDNKSKIKGKLNKEKNLKTEINKVDKLKNNKTVTKIKKSIKVRKYIESDDNDEDDDGDEDEEEEDENEEDSNNDDDDDKDEDDEDDDDSNESSASEKDNNKKSKPVTRKSSNQSSSNVKAISSDRSLRSSSRNLPKQQQKQETPIKLQRDNKKSNELKRKSPKLSTQDDTKNKDNNKKLTKNIIVENLQDSDDEPLIKLKKRIEMIDNIKNDSSKDNKEKITFDNKKDDEIIKLSDDDEESFHGFNKKTITKLLNPCTSSSIANEETCKIKNSMETLINKIENINHTDNYKNLNTNKSCEISNLDTTTNNIILPMVSSSSPPLLPPPPNTTEIDKKCSHTVHDTSTGIIDIPLSTSLGRKERVNMSTEQIEKWLNESSMAKEESKAEMETVTNFSYEVEPEKINKSDISHLSISTRIQHLVRPVNVAIAKMAEKPLTNKNQMKSPSSIFSTGIALAKPINIPTNRNKINADIKEIIKCRNAKNNNNNNININHSNNNKDTTNINEDSDISSRRSDGNVSIDYYSPDKKNTSTTTTSTPTATPTPPITTATSTTDKKSTTQSQKKTFLPKVKERKSAIPSVNAFSPENERSVYAFESDTETPVNTPFRRKLRDSKSGTSSDIAESDDGIVKTPTKISDKYDLLSTTKSTTKSIATTCNEDDSFIETPSTSTDTPIQTNIKLKNTNEFDNLSNSQVLPIGKHQNVWNSLNCSTSIAVQVNFDEQGQSTTQDNDNNHNDDINNGQKCTEISTQTECTAVDNEDDNSSQVFYIPLQAVSRNGPNTCVAVKLGTEGPNGPNQRVLLRAQLVTKPPVAVARCPPIGTVQPTTRTPASLANDSIPSTSSSSLPAETVGGVTTAATASSSTTTPTPPTTTSSSSSSPIVLPIIKETEKLSSSESNSKVLINEKITKSLKASRERKASSDSSTTKLSSNKKGGGKKKLSSDIKFDGTTFPSMDLNKGESARLVDAPTFHPSEKDFQDPFEYIDKIRPIAEKFGICRVVPPSNFKPDCKVSDDMRFTAYNQYVHRMMHRWGPNVKQLMAIKKNLASQHFIVKKLPWIGGMEVDLPHLYETVQNLGGLGEIIDKKKWQKVADGMKIPKSAQDRASKLDDIYCRYLLPFDTLSAKEKEKLFDDVDKEWKKREAKALRRLNKSSSSSASSSSSSSDDDNDNDDEESDDSADECIVKGRNMPLNAFYRIARNTQRMWFGDNQRGGGGSGNGSGSGNGNGNSEIEGASAVNVENDFWKHVVERKRHVCVHAASIDSSGRGFGFSVAKKSPFARHPWNLKVLTNNSGSILRALGPLMGVTIPTLHVGMLFSACCWYRDPHGLPWIEYLHTGAKKIWYGIPNEHNDNFRIALSKMVPRYCKNKKIWLPSDTAMVPPETLVSNGVSLCQTVQEPGQFIIVFPKAFTSSICTGYVVSESVYFAQPTWLENAEQIFKDLQDSCEPSMFSFERLLFSIINDTRSNVDVLKQILPTVTKIRERELNYRQQLDYYGLTSKEKLPLPDSGKKKKGQKVKDGQSEFECETCRMDLFVSHVCNSQDDSTYCLPHALQLISKKKQVLKHCTLKFSYSEEELDDLIHKLEDRIEAKLKKTNQNRQIK; via the exons atggtaCTTGGAAGAAAtgataagagaaaaaaaaaagaaggtgATTTGGTTGATCTCATGGATCCACTTTCTGAAGCTCCAAAAAG agCTAAAGTACATGCACAAAGAAAATTTGCACAAGGTGCTGCAACTGTTTTTAATTCAGTTCAAACTGTTAtcaaggaaaaagaaaaaactaaacCATCAAAAGTCACAGAATTGATAACAGACAAGCGTCCAAATACTGAAGATTTTTTGACTTTTCTATGTTTTCGTG gaACATCAATATTACCACCAAGTTTAAATTTCTTTGGTATtggaacaaaaaaagaaaaaattgaagcaaaattattagctaaaaaaaaagtaaataatacaaattcacaatcaacaatttcaacaacaacaacaacaacagctcAATCAAAGACAGATATAAATCATAATACAGgagctaaaataaaaacaacagataatttgaaaaaaaaattatcaacagctcaaaatgttggaaaaaatataaataaatataaaacaacaacatcaacagtacaagcattgaaaaaaaaatatcaagaacaACGTTTAGCTAAacaaagaattgaaaaaaaattaaaagtatcatGTGTTATGAAAACAcgttcatcaacaacatcacgtgcaattgttaataaaaatataacaaaaaataataataaattagcaaatataattgataataataaaaaacattgtttACGTAGTAATAGTGTTGTTGATAAACGTAAAACAACATTaccaaagaataataataataataataaattattaaaaaaagaaaagaaaaaaacaattgataatgataaaaataatgaattatctGAAGAATTATCagattcatcattttcatctgAAGATagtaataaatcatcatcaagtattaaacaaaaaaataataaaacaaataataaaaaaaatattataacacgaagtaataataaaattgaacaaagAAGAGTTACCAGATCAAGAAGTGATGTTACTGTACCAATTGTAAAACCAACACAAAGACCATcaagaaaaacaaaagaagCAGCAGCTTCGTTATTGGaaataattagtaaaaaattaacaagtccAGATATtgatagtgatgatgatgatgatgataataattcattagatAGTTATCCAGAACTTATAcgtaaaacaattgataatgataataaatctaaaataaaaggtaaattaaataaagaaaaaaatttaaagactgaaattaataaagttgataaattaaaaaataataaaacagtgacgaaaattaaaaaatcaataaaagttCGAAAGTATATTGAaagtgatgataatgatgaagatgatgatggtgatgaagatgaagaagaggAAGACGAGAATGAAGAAGATAgtaacaatgatgatgatgatgataaagatgaagatgatgaggACGATGATGATAGTAATGAATCATCAGCTTcagaaaaagataataataaaaaatcaaaaccaGTTACAAGAAAAAGTAGCAATCAATCATCTAGCAATGTTAAAGCAATATCAAGTGATCGTAGTCTTCGTTCATCATCTAGAAATTTAcccaaacaacaacaaaaacaagaaacaccaattaaattacaacgtgataataaaaaatctaatgaACTAAAACGAAAATCACCAAAATTATCAACACAAgatgatacaaaaaataaagataataataaaaaattaacaaaaaatattatcgtagaaaatttacaagattCTGATGATGAAccattgattaaattaaaaaaaagaattgaaatgattgataatattaaaaatgattcatcaaaagataataaagaaaaaattacatttgataataaaaaagatgatgaaataataaaattatcagatgatgatgaagaatcatttcatggttttaataaaaaaacaataacaaaattattaaatccatGTACAAGTAGCTCAATTGCAAATGAAGAaacatgtaaaataaaaaattcaatggagacattgataaacaaaattgaaaatataaatcatactgataattataaaaatttaaatacaaataaatcatgtgaaatatcaaatttagatacaacaacaaataatattattttaccaatggtatcatcatcatcaccaccgctactgccaccaccaccaaatACAACagaaatagataaaaaatgttCTCATACAGTACATGATACATCAACTGGAATAATTGATATACCATTATCAACATCACTTGGACGAAAAGAACGTGTTAATATGTCAActgaacaaattgaaaaatggcTTAATGAAAGTTCAATGGCTAAAGAAGAGAGTAAAGCTGAAATGGAAACAGttacaaatttttcatatgaagTTGAacctgaaaaaattaataaatcagaTATTAGtcatttatcaatatcaacaaGAATACAACATTTAGTTAGACCAGTTAATGTTGCTATTGCTAAAATGGCTGAAAAACctttaactaataaaaatcaaatgaaatcaccatcatcaatatttagtACTGGTATTGCACTTGCAAAACCAATAAATATACCAACAAAtcgtaataaaataaatgctgatattaaagaaataattaaatgtagaaatgctaaaaataataataacaataatattaatattaatcattcaaataataataaagatacaacaaatattaatgaGGATAGTGATATTAGTTCAAGAAGATCAGATGGTAATGtatcaattgattattattcaccagataaaaaaaatacatcaacaacaacaacatcaacaccaacagcaacaccaacaccaccaataacaacagcaacatcaacaacagataaaaaatcaacaacacaatcacaaaaaaaaacatttttaccaAAAGTTAAAGAACGTAAATCAGCAATACCAAGTGTTAATGCATTTTCACCAGAAAATGAAAGAAGTGTTTATGCATTTGAAAGTGATACTGAAACACCAGTTAATACACCATTTAGAAGAAAATTACGTGATTCAAAATCTGGTACATCATCTGATATTGCTGAGAGTGATGATGGTATTGTTAAAACACCAACAAAAATATCAgataaatatgatttattatcaacgacaaaatcaacaacaaaaagtaTTGCAACAACATGTAATGAAGATGATTCATTTATAGAAACACCAAGTACATCAACTGATACACCaatacaaacaaatataaaattaaaaaatacaaatgaatttgataatttatcaaattcacaAGTATTACCAATTGGTAAACATCAAAATGTATGGAATAGTTTAAATTGTAGTACATCAATTGCTGTACaagttaattttgatgaacaAGGACAAAGTACAACAcaagataatgataataatcataatgatgatattaataatggaCAAAAATGTACTGAAATATCAACACAAACAGAATGTACAGCTGTTGATAATGAAGATGATAATTCATcacaagttttttatattccatTACAAGCTGTATCAAGAAATGGACCAAATACATGTGTTGCTGTTAAACTTGGTACTGAAGGACCAAATGGACCAAATCAACGGGTTTTATTACGTGCACAATTAGTTACAAAACCACCAGTTGCTGTTGCAAGATGTCCACCAATTGGAACTGTTCAACCAACAACAAGAACACCAGCATCATTAGCAAATGATTCAATAccttcaacatcatcatcatcattaccagCAGAAACAGTAGGAGGTGTAACAACAGCTGCAactgcatcatcatcaacaacaacaccaacaccaccaacaacaacatcgtcatcatcatcatctccaATTGTATTACCAATTATAAAAGaaactgaaaaattatcatcaagtgaAAGTAATAGCAAggtattaataaatgaaaaaataacaaaatcattaaaagCATCACGTGAAAGAAAAGCATCAAGtgattcatcaacaacaaaattaagtagtaataaaaaaggtggtggtaaaaaaaagctatcatcagatataaaatttgatggaACAACATTTCCAAGTATGGATTTAAATAAAGGTGAATCAGCACGTCTTGTTGATGCACCAACATTTCATCCATCTGAAAAAGATTTTCAAGATCCATttgaatatattgataaaattcgTCCAATTGCTGAAAAATTTGGTATATGTCGTGTTGTACCACCATCAAATTTTAAACCAGATTGTAAAGTATCAGATGACATGCGTTTTACAGCATATAATCAATATGTACATCGTATGATGCATAGATGGGGTCCAAATGTTAAACAATTAAtggctattaaaaaaaatttagcaagtcaacattttattgttaaaaaattaccctGGATTGGTGGAATGGAAGTTGATTTACCACATCTTTATGAAACTGTACAAAATCTTGGTGGTTTAGgtgaaataattgataaaaaaaaatggcaaaaagTTGCTGATGGTATGAAAATTCCAAAATCAGCACAAGATCGTGCAAGTAaacttgatgatatttattgtAGATATCTTTTGCCATTTGATACATTATcagcaaaagaaaaagaaaaattatttgatgatgttgataaagaATGGAAAAAACGTGAAGCAAAAGCATTACGtagattaaataaatcatcatcatcatcagcatcatcttcatcatcttcatcagatgatgataatgataatgatgatgaagagaGTGATGATAGTGCTGATGAATGTATTGTTAAAGGTAGAAATATGCCATTAAATGCATTTTATAGAATTGCTAGAAATACACAAAGAATGTGGTTTGGTGATAATCAacgtggtggtggtggtagtggtaATGGTAGTGGTAGTGGAAATGGTAATGGTAATAGTGAAATTGAAGGTGCATCAGCAGTTAATgttgaaaatgatttttggAAACATGTTGTTGAACGTAAACGTCATGTTTGTGTACATGCTGCAAGTATTGATTCAAGTGGACGTGGTTTTGGTTTTTCAGTTGCTAAAAAAAGTCCATTTGCACGTCATCCATGGAATCTTAAagtattaacaaataatagtgGTTCAATATTACGTGCACTTGGTCCATTAATGGGTGTTACAATACCAACATTACATGTTGGTATGTTATTTAGTGCATGCTGTTGGTATCGTGATCCACATGGTTTACCATGGATTGAATATCTTCATACTGgtgctaaaaaaatatggtaTGGTATACCAAATGaacataatgataattttcgtATTGCATTATCAAAAATGGTACCAcgttattgtaaaaataaaaaaatatggttaCCATCTGACACGGCAATGGTACCACCAGAGACACTTGTTTCAAATGGTGTATCACTTTGTCAAACTGTACAAGAACCTggacaatttattattgtttttccaAAAGCTTTTACATCAAGTATTTGTACGGGATATGTTGTATCTGAAAGTGTTTATTTTGCACAACCAACTTGGCTTGAAAATGctgaacaaatatttaaa gATCTTCAAGATAGCTGTGAACCTTCAATGTTTTCATTTGAACGATTGCTATTTAGCATAATTAATGACACAAGATCTAATGTTGATGTTTTAAAAcag atTTTACCAACTGTGACGAAAATTCGTGAAAGAGAATTAAACTATCGACAACAATTAGATTATTATGGTTTAACgagtaaagaaaaattaccaTTACCAGATagtggaaagaaaaaaaaaggacaaaaaGTTAAAGATGGACAAAGTGAATTTGAATGTGAAACATGTCGAATGGATCTTTTTGTATCACATGTTTGTAATTCACAAGATGACAGTACGTACTGTCTACCTCATGCATTACAACTTATTTCTAAAAAGAAACAAGTACTCAAACATTGTAcacttaaattttcatatagcgag GAGGAACTTGATGACTTGATACACAAGCTAGAGGATAGAATCGAAGCCAAACTCAAGAAGACTAATCAAAACAggcaaataaaataa